A region of the Acanthopagrus latus isolate v.2019 chromosome 18, fAcaLat1.1, whole genome shotgun sequence genome:
TAacatatcttttattttaactttaatacttaaagtacatttttgctGCTAAACttgctgtgcttttattttgttatttctccTGCACAACAAGTATTCTTACATCACAGTCTTGGTACCTTACTGAAGTTAATAATCTAAATACTTCCTCCATCACTTGAGATATGATCAATAATTGTTTAAAACCTTCATCATGTTCAGAGCCAACTGTTCTGAGTATTTCCCGATCTTCATCACCGTCCTGTGGACATCTGGAGTCTTCTTCAGTCAAGGTgatcagacacaaacagctgattgaGTCTCAGTCACAGtcctgagtttgtatcattcagctcatgtttgatttgtttcaggtctgtctgcagtctgtggGCTGCTCTATTTATACGGACGCTTCCAATACTTTCGTGGATATTCACAGTCGGCACAGGGACGGTAGGAAGCAACAGCACCTGTCCATATGTCTGTTTGGTTTAAATATCTTTAAACAAATTAACAGATCAGAAGGGCCAAGCTTTGGTTGCAGAACTCACCCAGAATTCAGAACTTCTCCCACTTCATGTCAGGGATTTTCTAGGAAGAATTAATGTGAAAGATTCTTTTGAATTCACAGGACCAATTAAAACCAGGCTCAATAGGtatcacacaaagacagaaaaccttGAAGTCAGCCAGTACAAAACGAAAcgatgaaataaaaccactgaatgtgATATTACAGCCAGTGACGAGTACCTACAGTTAAGATTAATGTTATTCTGAACCCCGAGTTTCCTGAACCCGATGAAAAACTGGCTACATAGgtatcacacaaaaacagaaaaacatggaaGTCAACAATTACAGCCAGTAAAAGTTGGACAAATAAGTGATGGTTAATGACATTCTCAGCCCTGAGTCATATCTGCAGGCATATCTTTTAGTCCAAACAACAAGTGTGATagaaaatgattgaaatgtTGATGTAAGATTCAGAACTtttcccacttcctgtcaggGATTTTAGCAGAGAAATTCACTTAAAAACTCTTATTAAATTCATGGAAACAAATCAGGAAATCAAAACCTGCAAATTTCCTGAACCTGATGAAATCTGTTTCAGAGTTCTTTCTCTATAGTGAAATAATGGAGCCTGTCAGCTGTGATTAAttgcttgttttctgtctgcagtctgGCTCCGCTCTACTTCAGTGCTCAGGTTCTGTGGGTTCTAATCGGGCTCTCGTCTCTTGGCATATTCCTGACGCTATGCAGAGTTTACCTGAACGTGGACCTGCTGCAGGAGCTCTGCTCTGCCCTCAGTCTGGTCTGAAGGGGACGAGATGAGGTGCTAGGAGCTGATGGGatcaggggtcaaaggtcagaagtCAGGGCAGAAACAGACTTCATTAGTGAAACTAACATCATGTTGTCATCACAAGAAACAAACCTTCAGGGTCAACTGTGTTTTATGAGACATGAACGATGACTGAAATCTTTTATTCATGTGGGTTTATAAAGGAATCTCACTGTTGTCACgctttttatgtattttattttagctttAACATTTTGAGACACTTTCAAGATTCAAACATGatctgtgaagtgtttttaaatttcgttgcatgaaacagaaacatcctGCTTCAGACTTTGTCTCTAAAGATGCTCGTCTCCTGTTCATGGCCTCAGTATGACGACATGTCCGTCCTGTCTGTGACATGTCTGTATTAACCTTTATAAACACCGTTTCTGCCTCGTCCCATCTTATTGAAACATTCTCTGTAATGTATTTGATGATGCTGACGAACCATATGTCTGTGGTAATAAAACTTTGACTCTTTcaactgtttctcttcttcatgGAGGAGTCACAAAGTCAGGTCATTCTGAACatactttttaaagaaattatgATTATCCCTTTAGatgctttgtgtgtcttttatatATTGTAATATGAATACAGATTATTAATAAACCAGTGTCTGATGGTGTCATAGACAGTAAGTTAgagggaaatgtgtttattgagtAGAGTGTAATATTTGTCTAGAGAcagctgatgaaataaaacctCTTGGCCTCTTAAATGAAAAGTGTGCTGAATATGAGGTttgaccacaaggtggcagcaCAGATGTTATGATTAACACATCAGCGGATGAGTTTCAGGAGCTGGGCAACAATTCAATagtataaaaagtgaaaagtaaaataaatgtttaacttGTAATGGATATTCTAATTTCGAATCTATTCAAATGTCTGATGGTGTTGCGTTCGCTGTTGACAGTTGCATATTTTACTTAAATGAAAGTATTCATACCTCTGTGTAGAAATACTCTGTCGCAGTCAAGTATCGAACAGTACACACAGTTAAGTCACATGTAACAGGACttgtgtgtatcatgtgttaAGTGCTAATGTACAGCTTATTCTTTCATTATATTAATCAGTCTGTCACAGAGTATAAGCCTGAAAACAATGATGGGACACAATGTCACAACGAAAACACTTAACTTAAATACtgtttcagatttttaacatttcagatataAATGTCTgaaggttttaaaatgtttggtcCACTAACTGCAGCATCCATCAATGTAACActgctttaaaacatttagagtTGATCATATGAGATTAGATAACATGTTGACTCGAAGAATAATTCTGTTTCTGGTATTAAAAACATGATGGTCATCAGATCtacagcctgaggagagaaacacaaactgggAACAGTCTTCTGTGTGTAGATCTGATGAACTCAGCTGTTCTTTAATAAACATCGTTCTGTTAAAAGATGAAGATCAAAGATATCCACCTCATTCATGGTGAAGACTTCAGCAGGAGCCACCATGtacaaatgtcattttcactCAATGTTTTAATTCtaaatttaattattttcagttattttcttaaatcttATGTTAtatgaaagagacaaaaacatgtaatcacTGCTGAAGGGTAACTATGTGTTTTACTTGAGTGTTTCtactttctgctgctttatacttcaCTATATTTCAGTGAATGCGCTCTTCACCTTACAACATTCAACAGATTTTGCACTCATTTCGAATTTTGACATCTTACTGTCAGGTTGGGgatttaaaggggaaaactatggaaggggaggtggacccaaacgcagttacactGGAGGCGtaacaaaaggcgagcttttatttaacaaaagctgattacaaaaaccaaaagcagacaaacggGGAtgaaagacaaagtagcaaagcaaaactacaaagttcaaatcaaacatggaaaaaaatgcaaaaaaaatccaaaacgtACCAAACAGGGAGCAGGAACAGCCCAAGACAAACGATGACCAGACcgggagtgaggggaacacagagactaaatacacagacactaatgacatgacgaggaacaggtgaggagagaggaggaagccaggtgaggtaacgagggggaggagcacatgagaaacCATGAAGGGAATAAAACAgggagggagccagaggggagaacataggagacacttaaaggacacatgagggcatggacaatcaaaacatgagacacaagacatggcaaaacaaaacataggacacaacaagacatgatataaagacatgaatcaaatacaaaaaaccccaaaccagatacaaggacaatcacaaacaggaatcatgacacTTACACAGTAACACAAGCCAGTGTGTAGTTGTGTCTCTGAGTTGCTGTCAGTTCCACTCAAGAGACATTTAAActtacattttcacacaaagagGTGAAATGATCCAATATTCCACAAAAAAGGTGACAGAAAAGCCTGAACAAGAAGTCTAAGTGTTACAATTGGTGTTATGGCCGCTGCTGGCTGCCATTTTGCGTGTATTAATTGTGTTGTTTCCATGTGTGATTCTGCCGGTTATGCAAATCCAGCAGTGTGATTTCCTGTCGAGGATTGGTCTTTCTGGAGCTGAGACCACCTACTTCCTGCTTGCTGTTCGCTGGCATCTGTGATTGGTGTGGCGGTGATTACCGAACCTACCAATTGGGAGTCTTCAATCAACCCCAGCTGCATTTAAGTAGCTTGTGTGTGTCCCAGTTCCACGCAACCAGTGATCAGTTCGCCTCACTGTTGGTTGCATACCATTGTGTGTCTGACCTCCTTTTGATCTTTAGCGTATTTTTGAGCCAAGAGCTAAATAACTGTTGTCTATTCAAGGTCATTTTGTGTATTGGTTATTTGTCAGCACCTGTATAGCCTCCTTCTGTTATATTTCCTTGTGTAAGCACAACCTCCTTGGTTAATTAAACTCCTGACTTTAACCAGCACCTGTCCAGTTGTTGCATCCCACCTCATTTCCTATCGCAATTATATGTTACTACTCTCCAAAACAAGCTGGGTCGTAACATAAATGGGGGCTCGTCCGggatctgaaatgaaaatataaactgaCACTGGCATCGGGTCTGTCAGTGTTTAATGAATTAGTGAGGGTTTGCTGAACTCCTTTGATTACTAGGTAAGTTAAGTGAGCTCATTAGGGATTCAGCTGTCTGCTTGAGTGAGTGCTGCTGGCTACTGAGCCCCATGGCAGAAAAGTTTAATTTGGATTAATTTGTAGTATTTCTTACTGTTGAACAAGTAGTTGCAGGAAGGATGATTTAGTGGAGATAGCTACTCATTTCAGTATTCCCTTTATCAGGGCcatgcttgaaaaaaaaaatcagagaacGAGTGATTAGTGGAGTGGTGGAACAGGGTGTGATTACTCTGACTGAATcaaattaattctaaaatatcaacataaGGCACCGATATCATCACGTAGTAATATTAGCCAGAAATTGGCccaatgctaatgttagctcatATTGTTTTATCCTGGACTTTGGCTCAACATGAATTCTTCATCCTACAGAACCGCTCTGGACTTTTATGATGCTGCCGAGATGTGTATTTAAAACAGAACGACAAAATTTCTCTCATTCACTTCCATGAACAAACAAAGTGACAGCAGGAGGTTGTCATACTGCTGTTGTCCACAGGAGgcaccagaatcaacacaaaagaaaGTTCATGTAGCTGCTTCAACttgaaattcaaatgtaaatatttattagattagattcatACAAACGTTCCTTTGATGCGGCGCTCAACATcccactaacacacacacatatacaacgTACAGTGGTTTTACAGTGTAAACTTGTGGGGACAGCCAgagcagtgcattgtgggtaaaatATGTTTGGATTGTCTCACACCAAACTGAAGGTTATTTATGGAGCAGCTCAGCCTCCGTTTATATTAAGAGCTACAgtacattctctctctctctctctctctctctctctctctctctctcacacacacacacacacacacacacacacacacacacacacacacacacaggtatgttCTGTATgctcacatgcaaacaaacacacaccctgtaCATTGTTGCCACGCAATGGAGCAGTTACtcccataacacacacacacaaacacacacactccctcacacgTTGGTCAGCTCATGTGTggaatgtgtatttgtgtgtatttttagcaTTGACAGCAGCAGTTGTCGTTTTCAGCATCACATTAATTTTCCATCCAACAGCTGCATGATGTCATCGTACAAATACAAACCACAAGTACTGGAGTAAAGTACAGTACTGGAGTGATTGTACTTAAGTACTCGTCATCAGTTATGAAAACTCCACTGTCTCATTATTCTGCATATAGGTGTAAAAGACTCAAACGGATCTGTccatttgttttccagctgctcatctGTCTTCTCCAACTTCCTGTTTATACCTGATCCAATTAAGAGCTTGATGCTGATTGGCTGATCTGGAGAAACTGTTTGACAGGATAGAGTAAAGAGCTGTTAATCAGATTAACAGGCAGACAGATTAAATAGAGACTGAAgggagaggctgctgcaggaagtTCACCTGCTGCTCAACACCTGACAGATAAAGGCTGACAGTGATGAGCCTTTTAATCATGATGATTTaaagatttttgtgttttctataaATCTATAGTTTTATGTTCTTCATATACCTGAATTATCTCACAGCAACAGgaagtctttttaaaaactgaattgcaatttcagttcagtttcagagCTGAGACCAGGTGACATCACACAGGCAAGTCATGTGACCTGCTGTTACCTGTGTTACCTTATCATCAGTGTGAGAATGTTGTTCAGTTTTAAACTGCGTCAGAGTTTAAATGTTGACGTTGTTTCTTCCAGTAAGACATAGTTAATCATCTCATGCTGACAGGGAGGTTTCACACAACCTGATGAtaaactatgtgtgtgtgtgtgtgtgtgtgtgtgtgtgtggtactaCTCACATTGTGGGGACCTTCCTTCCTTGTAGGGCCAAACGCAGGTCCTCATAACATAAATCATTGAGCCTCAGAGTGCAGATCTCAGGGTCAAAGGTTAAAATAAAGGTTAGTTTTAGGGTTTGGTAAGTAGTCATTAGAATACAGTTAGAATACACTTTCAGGAAATGAATGTAAGTGTACGTAATGTTCCCACCAGTGAtgaaacaactgtgtgtgtgtgtcagggttttATGAGCTTTACGTTCTGCTCGTATACACATCTataaaacagaagcaggaggagaaaaaaccTCCAGAGCGccacaagaaaataaatctgcagcttCAACCTCAAACTATAAAAGATACAGCTGGCTTTTTGAAGAGTGACCTCAGCTGTTagaaatgtgatgatgtcagaggttTCATGGGATGATTGAGACAGACGCCACCTGACAGGTCAACCAGGGGAGGAAGTATCCAGATAgcttacttcagtaaaagtactaatacacagtgtagaaatactctgttacatGGTAGTTacaacattacaaaaataaaccaaaatcaacttaaaatgccaaaaataagaGGATGGCTCAGATTTGAGAGAtgtgagagcaaaaaagagtggcaatcatatatatattttttttagatcgaaggttgcaattgaaaaaaaaaatatgagagaacatatttcttcaactttaatcaaaactaatgtttgtaagtaaaaacatatgatcattttgcttataaatcagtcctctttgctttcaagttacaaagttttgtttgcaaatcagtcctctttgcttgcaAGTTCTAAAGTTTTGCTTGCGACTTCAACTGCACTTGATGGGCGGGGCCTACGCTGGTGGATGAGAGAAGAGTTtctattggttggtttgaccTGGCTCCAGCACCAGCTACGTCTTCTGCATTACACCCACTTCTACcttgtgctgtgctgcctgGAGGCAAGCCTGTTGCTCTTCAAACGCTTCCCATAAGTAATGAATTGCGCTATATATCATTTGCTACAGCCTGCCGTACATtcccaacaacaacacaagtaatgaattataatgccctgctgctgcaagcACACTGATTAGCAGCAACATGGTTGTCCCTGCTAGTCACGGCTGACTAAAGGCTGCGCGTCGGACGGTTCTTAGGCCTCCGCGTCGTCCATTAACTTCTGTTTATGGATACCTCGTCGGGCATTATCCCTGACATGTAGCATGGTACTCGCGGTGCCAAAACATCACTGTTCCTACGCAACAGTACTGTCAGCTGGGGGACGGACGGACGGAGAAGACCGCgacagcccacaaacacccgctgcAATAGCATTTTCTACAtgggcatgacaggatgcatggtgtaaaatcactttcaggatttgcaccttcagcaaaatgcatttaattgccaaaatgtccaatatttataacatacaaaagcacacacttacacttagAGCTTAgatctggcccaaaaaaatcaagcccgacCCGAGCCCAGCTGAGCAATTTTTTAATACGTTGGCTGTTATAACGGACATTCTCAAGCTCCATGTTGTACTTAcactacacaatcagtgatgccggtaacgcgttactctaatctgaccacttttttcagtgaggagtaatctaatgcagtaataataataataataataataataataataataataatttccaaacaaccaatcagattATAGTTACTTATACAAATCACTGTGCGtaactattatttttgtcattttctttagtaaaaatatttatttattttagcttttcttcttgcatctgggggagtgacgtcacgtgAGCAAGGAGTCACGTTTTCTGCACGAGGACACTCACTCGCATGTAAAACCACCAGCGGCACAAACAacgtggagggaggagagagatgcgccTCTTGTATCTGGAAGTACGGTCATTATTTGGCGGGACGGTCGCAGGCGGGACATAATGCTGGCGGAGATGAGAGCATGCGCTGTCGGTGGGACGGGAGGATGCAAGCCGGGGACGGAGAGGGTCGGttcggccccactgaccagcgtcaacagactctttagatatccagactttacctggtGACAGTTTGTAACTATATATAACTaagacactgcagagacaggtgttggtggtgatttttaactcttttatctttttaactttaattcCACAGTAGCTCCTTTTGAAAAAATCGATCCACCTTATGTTGTCTTCCTtaggaaacttaaataagctaacGGTGTtgttactctgcacactgtggcatccaggaaagatgcaggagcgatgtggaggagacatgactgtttagctgactggttgactggttaactagctgcaaactattctaagagATGCTATCCAAGACTGTAGAGCCAGCAGAAAAACCACTGAAGTTAATGCGCTGAGTGTATTTATATAGCTTCCGCAGTAGGGCCGGGtttatgcaaatcatggccGCATTACGTAACGCagccatgatttgcatgatttcCTGAtccgcccattaaatcctgaacacagaaatcgtgaaacacagtttgtgagcctagctccaaaattaaattctaaatggttgaatgctttttacatgttttaaagaaatacatttatgacctttttaatgtgtttagaagaaaatggctgaatttgctttacacaggactttaaagttgaagaaatatgttctctcatatttttttttcaattgcaaccTATTCTGTTTcgatctcaaaaaaaaaaaaaaaaaatctctccatGAAGGATCCATTATATCATTATGAGAAATCAGATGAATTAATGTATGACAAGATTGACAGCCATAGCAACAGTAAAGGGAGGCGGGGCTTAAAAAGTGGTCCATTCAAAGATCTcaagaaaattttaaaaatctgacacTCCCACTCTGTTATACAGAGGAAATTACACCAAACGGTGtgtgaaaacatcatgttctcAGTCCCTATGTTTAATATCAGGATATATCAATAATGTTCTCCAGTTTATGATCACAAACATCTTGAACTGCAGAGATTCATATGAATTACAATTGTAGAAATctaacaaaacaacaagcctTTTGATGGCTGTGTGACTTCAGCATGACAGCAACTGTTGCAGACTGATCAGTGAATAAATTATATGTTGTGTAATTGtgtttaataaaatacaaatagtCAACGCCTCATTAAATTtctaattaatttatttgttttttgttgataaaaatTAGGCTTATCttacttttgtattttatatatattttttatttttaaacgaACAGTTTAAAGAAAGTTTAAAGTTCCGAGTTTACGAAGCGTTCCTGAAGGTATCATAGCTTAGCCCCGCCCCCTGCATTCGGCGGCCTGAGCGGTGCGTTCACGGcccttttcacagtttttgaaagttgtcaacagagagaagaagtagaagaagaagaagaagaagaagaagacgaagaagaagaaggagagcaaGAAGAAGAGCGGCTTCACACCGACAGCAGAgctcggaggaggaggaatgggCTGCAGCCAAAGCAAGGTGAGAATCACCGACACAAACCGACTCAAACACCGGCATAAAACAGCCGAGTACCGGGAGAAGTTCACTTTGTTTCTGCCGGAGGAAGTTCATTAGCAGGCGGCCGGCGGCGGCTGCTGCACGGACAGAAAACGTGCCGGGAATGAGCTCCGGATGATAAAACACCGTGTGCTCAAAATACAGTTCCATTCTTTATAAATCATATCTAATATGTGTGacataaacacatatacatGTGGTGGTTTGGCGCCtaaatgtgtgaaacaaagaCAAGCGGTGAACGTTACTTTTCGTATTGTATAAACATCTGTTTCTAATCTGGCATCGTGTTTGAATCCTGGAGCTGTTTTCCCACGGTGCTCTCTCAGGATGGACACCTccaaagtcttttattttgccaTATAGTACATTTTAACGCCTTTATTTATCACTCAAACAACCACTCTGTGAGTTAAAGTGGGTTCATAACGATTTTGTGGAGTTTGTATGACATAAAATGCAGATCTAATGGTCCAATATATGATCTAATGTGAGTTGTTGCTGTGTGCAGTGATTTCAAAGTGCCTTACTGAATCACATGGTGTCATAATCAGTGTAAACCCCTGAGATGTTCTGATATTAATCTCACAGCTCtttgatattgatatatatacataaatggTTAATATTCTTTAAAATCTGAAGATAGCATCTcttttaacttgtttttctgaGCTCCTCCATGTTGTCAGTCACTATGGACTTTGTATATTTAAAGTGAGGTCAGTGTAATTGTGTGTAGAGTGGTCtaaactgtgacatcaccataGTTTGACAGCTGTTGTCTTCCTGCAGTTATTGATAGTGAATGACTTCATGTGGGTCAGAGGTTTACAGACCGACTGTGAATGCAAAGACCAGTCTGATCACGGTTTTACATTCAGCATTGGATAATTTCTCGATGAACTCAATCCAGTTTGTGGTCATCAGGATGTAGAAACCTGAATCCGAACATCGGCTACAGCCAGCTGACTCTTACATTTTGTTCTGAGGTCTGAAGCTGATTAGTTATTGATCAGTTTTCTGTGATCTTTTGACAAGTACATCGATGGGTTGTGATTGTGTCATAGAAGTCTACTCTTGACAAAATTTTAGGATTTATAACTAATGCactatttgtatttttcattttaaatgtactaGTTTTCACTTAAagttaatctgttgattattatcTTGATTAACTGATCGGTCTATAGCGTCTTCTTGGTTTTCGGTGCCAATACTGACATTAGGGAGTAAAAATTCTGATGTCTACATATCAGCTGATATTCACGCATTATTTGGGATGATACCtgaaatgtggttatcaaacactgaCACGAACTCGCTGCAGGATATTTTATAAACAAATCGTATAGCGCTTAAAGTGTATGCTGTTACTGAGATCAGGCTCCTATTAGTTGCCTGATGTCGATCAGTGTTCCCTTAAGCCCGAAATGAAATCTTCAGATTGGCCAAACTGTGCATTTATTATTAACAATCTGCCAGATTCAAATTCTTCTGATTCATAAATATGAAGCTAATCAGTTATTATTCAGTTTGTCAGAGACTGTACGTGTGTTATATATGTCAATGTTAGCAGCCAGTGTTCTTAAACTCACTGTTTCATTGAACTAGTAATCACAACATTAACAGACTCCCCTAAAGTGAAattcttgccaaaaagcaaccgcGGCTTTatatgtgaatgtatatgagtcaaatcttagtgtaaaagcataattaccatgaaagaggcacttttaagatttaccatggTTTCGTTTTCGGGGCACTcttacaatagcatcaaaaactctatttttaaaacactaagaaggctcgacacaacatgaaactttgctcgtagcatTACCAGGGTCTCTGCatatgaacatgagcattgagaacattgtttgtgtacacagagtttactaaaaagaaagtttttgaacaactcacgtaAGCGGTAGCATCTCCGGTGTGCTGtcatcatggcagacaaaaagtgtcgatcccagagtgcgacctaacaggtaGGAAGTCCACCACGCTTGCACTCGGGGttcgacactttttgtctcagctgtttgaacacactgtttacactgatttcaccatttacatttcatttatgaaagaagaaacattttactgatcaaacatgtcacattttacagacactAAACAGTCTAAACTAaactgtctctgactcattctttattatttggaccttcttgaaaattaatcaaatgttctacatgaatttctttctgtctttgagtagaaacatggagtctgtttgtcccagtgatggacgggtttgtttcatatagagcaggaagtgactTGTGACTTGCGAGTGATTTGACTGAGCACTGATTGGATAC
Encoded here:
- the ltc4s gene encoding leukotriene C4 synthase isoform X1 — protein: MTMMEETVVLAAVTVLGVLEQAYFSLQVIYARRKYSVSPPATSGSPEFERVFRAQANCSEYFPIFITVLWTSGVFFSQGLSAVCGLLYLYGRFQYFRGYSQSAQGRLAPLYFSAQVLWVLIGLSSLGIFLTLCRVYLNVDLLQELCSALSLV
- the ltc4s gene encoding leukotriene C4 synthase isoform X2, producing the protein MKMQSEIRVKIALRISFSETRPAHSGRCSNEISNTALCRSLHLCVSALFFMFRANCSEYFPIFITVLWTSGVFFSQGLSAVCGLLYLYGRFQYFRGYSQSAQGRLAPLYFSAQVLWVLIGLSSLGIFLTLCRVYLNVDLLQELCSALSLV